One window from the genome of Emys orbicularis isolate rEmyOrb1 chromosome 10, rEmyOrb1.hap1, whole genome shotgun sequence encodes:
- the SMIM10L3 gene encoding salivary gland specific protein SAGSIN1 — MAAALSALAARLSQSAAARSYGVFCKGLTRTLLIFFDLAWKLRINFPYLYIVASMMLNVRLQVHIEIH; from the exons ATGGCGGCGGCTCTGTCCGCCCTGGCTGCTAGGCTCTCGCAATCGGCCGCCGCCAGGTCCTACGGGGTCTTCTGCAAGGGGCTGACCAGGACCCTCCTCATCTTCTTTGACTTGGCCTGGAAGCTCCGGATCAACTTCCCCTATCTCTACATCGTGGCCTCCATGATGCTCAACGTCAGGCTGCAG GTTCATATTGAGATCCATTGA